The following coding sequences are from one Haloferax litoreum window:
- a CDS encoding AI-2E family transporter has protein sequence MNRASGAADRIRRVFGQLEVGWWIFALVVGAVIAFVGWVYLPWVVFGLFIYYVARPIQRRLERRLPSKNISAVVTLLLVVVPIVAILGGAILVTIAELSSFFTDEVVVRINAVLPLAIDALPQDPTELVRGLGEVVSGGAIQDVFGSVSRTVGSVASALFNAFLSLLFAFFLLREDDRLASWFHRNIADDDSDLVQYLRAVDEGLESVYFGYTITIFVVIVLAAIVYTLFNFVAPSGLEIPAPVTLAVVTGLFTIVPLVGRSIVYAVVTAYLALVALQTNPSALWFPLAFLAVMELPFDNLIRIYIRPALSGRLFPMGLIVFAYLVGPPLFGWYGIFYGPFLMVVVVLFLQLKFPRMLHPTADDGPLRRVGVSEDLRLDEDQTRLDEVRADIDEPAGASD, from the coding sequence ATGAACCGAGCGAGCGGTGCCGCTGACAGGATTCGTCGCGTTTTCGGTCAACTCGAGGTTGGGTGGTGGATATTCGCACTCGTCGTCGGTGCTGTAATCGCATTCGTCGGTTGGGTGTACCTCCCTTGGGTCGTCTTCGGATTGTTCATCTACTACGTCGCCCGTCCGATTCAGAGACGCCTCGAGCGGCGACTCCCGTCGAAGAATATCTCGGCTGTCGTGACGCTACTTCTCGTCGTCGTCCCCATCGTCGCCATTCTGGGTGGGGCGATTCTCGTCACCATCGCCGAACTCAGTTCGTTCTTCACAGACGAAGTCGTCGTGCGAATCAATGCTGTCCTTCCTCTCGCAATCGACGCACTGCCACAGGACCCGACTGAACTCGTACGCGGACTGGGCGAAGTTGTTAGTGGCGGTGCGATACAGGACGTTTTCGGGTCGGTGTCGAGAACGGTCGGGTCTGTCGCGTCTGCGTTGTTCAACGCGTTCCTCTCACTCCTCTTCGCGTTCTTCCTCCTTCGAGAAGATGACCGACTAGCTTCCTGGTTCCACAGGAACATCGCAGACGACGACTCTGACCTCGTCCAGTACCTCCGTGCAGTCGACGAGGGCCTAGAGTCGGTCTACTTCGGCTACACTATCACCATCTTCGTCGTCATCGTCCTCGCAGCAATCGTCTACACTCTATTCAACTTCGTTGCGCCGTCGGGGCTCGAAATTCCGGCCCCAGTCACGTTAGCGGTCGTCACTGGACTGTTCACGATTGTTCCCCTCGTCGGGCGGAGTATCGTCTACGCCGTCGTCACTGCGTACCTCGCTCTCGTCGCCCTGCAGACCAATCCATCGGCTCTCTGGTTCCCCCTCGCCTTTCTCGCCGTGATGGAACTGCCGTTCGACAACCTCATCCGAATCTACATCCGACCGGCACTCTCTGGTCGGTTATTCCCGATGGGCCTCATCGTCTTCGCCTATCTCGTCGGTCCACCACTGTTCGGATGGTACGGTATCTTCTACGGGCCGTTCCTCATGGTGGTCGTCGTGCTGTTCTTACAGTTGAAGTTCCCCAGAATGCTTCACCCTACTGCCGACGACGGGCCATTACGCCGAGTGGGAGTGAGTGAGGACTTGAGACTCGACGAGGACCAGACGCGACTCGACGAGGTTCGTGCTGATATCGACGAACCGGCAGGGGCATCTGACTGA
- a CDS encoding helix-turn-helix domain-containing protein, whose translation MSVILEFSIAASDFELGQVLMRPPGMHLEIERVVPTGNMVLPFVWATGDDHDEFTENVRANPAVRGVTVLDSVEDSQLYRIEWNEDATRLIDIIVASDATVLEARGNRDWLFRLRFPNQDTLSAFHAYVMEHDIPITVERTFTSTKSREHGYRFGLTDEQREALVLALRRGYFETPSKVSLDELADELEITRQALSNRIRLGNEKVLYGTLLSSSTDTE comes from the coding sequence ATGAGTGTCATATTGGAGTTCTCGATTGCTGCCTCAGACTTCGAACTCGGTCAGGTGTTGATGCGACCCCCCGGGATGCATCTCGAAATAGAACGGGTCGTTCCGACGGGGAATATGGTGTTGCCATTCGTGTGGGCAACCGGTGACGACCACGACGAGTTCACAGAGAACGTGCGAGCGAACCCAGCGGTGAGAGGGGTGACCGTCCTCGATTCGGTCGAAGACAGCCAACTCTACCGTATCGAATGGAACGAAGATGCCACACGTCTCATCGACATCATCGTCGCGTCAGATGCGACTGTCCTCGAGGCCCGCGGTAACAGAGACTGGCTCTTCCGGCTTCGGTTCCCTAACCAAGACACGCTCTCGGCGTTTCACGCCTACGTCATGGAACACGACATCCCCATCACCGTCGAACGGACCTTCACGTCGACGAAATCCCGGGAACACGGCTACAGATTCGGTCTCACGGACGAACAACGTGAGGCGCTCGTCCTCGCACTTCGGCGGGGCTATTTCGAGACACCGAGTAAGGTGAGTCTCGACGAACTTGCCGACGAACTCGAAATCACTCGGCAAGCACTCTCGAACCGAATTCGACTCGGCAACGAAAAAGTCCTCTACGGGACGCTCCTCTCCTCGTCGACAGATACCGAATAG
- a CDS encoding arylsulfatase has protein sequence MSNREFHGQIGRTYDESEPWWPEETRAPEDAPNVLMVVLDDVGFGQLGCYGGLVDTPNIDRLADNGLRYNNFHTTALCSPTRSCLLTGRNHHSNGMAGITEISTGFPGYNGHIPHENGFLSEILVGEGFNTFAMGKWHLAPAESTSAAGPYDGWPLGRGFERFYGFLGGDTDQYTPTLVHDNHQTEPPATPEEGYHFTEDLATRTIEFIGDAKQVDPDKPFFTYFAPGACHAPHQVPQEWADKYEGKFDMGWDEAREKILERQKKMGIVPENTALSPQNPDVNRWDSLSEDEQRLYARMMEVFAGFLEHTDAQIGKVLDYLDELGELDNTLVMLVSDNGASAEGGHSGSVNENRFFNNVPESLEENLEAMDELGGPKYFNHYPWGWTWAGDTPFQRWKRETHRGGTSDPLVVSWPDGIDTRGEIRDQFVHAIDLVPTILETVGIDAPDEVKGYSQSPIEGTSFVYSFDEPDAPEQHTTQYFEMLGTRAIYHDGWRAVRPWPFGKPMTAEDLSATTLEESGWELYHLEEDFSEAHDVASEHPEKVLELAQLWWTEAGKYDVLPLDGRGIQRFAETRPQPGKAREKYVYYPGTQHVPENAAVKVFNRDHSITADITVPEGGAEGVLLAHGARSGGYSLYVEDNHLRYVHNYVGIEEFEIAADDPIPEGEVSVRMEFEVTGEPDMSEGKGAPGTVRLYYGDEQVGEGEVPMTIPITMGLTAGLSCGRDAVNAVSDTYRDRTPFAFTGDITRVTVDVSGEPFVHEEAEMDQIMARE, from the coding sequence ATGTCCAACCGAGAGTTCCACGGTCAAATCGGCCGTACGTACGACGAATCAGAACCCTGGTGGCCCGAAGAGACACGCGCCCCAGAAGATGCACCGAACGTCTTGATGGTGGTGTTAGACGACGTTGGCTTCGGCCAACTCGGCTGTTATGGTGGCCTCGTCGACACCCCGAACATCGACCGCCTCGCAGACAACGGCCTCCGATACAACAACTTCCACACGACGGCGCTCTGCTCGCCGACGCGGAGTTGTTTACTCACCGGCCGGAATCACCACTCGAACGGGATGGCAGGAATCACCGAGATATCGACCGGCTTCCCCGGATACAACGGCCACATTCCCCACGAAAACGGGTTCCTCTCTGAGATACTCGTCGGAGAGGGATTCAACACGTTTGCGATGGGGAAGTGGCACCTCGCACCGGCCGAGTCGACGAGTGCTGCTGGACCGTACGATGGATGGCCACTCGGACGTGGGTTCGAGCGATTCTACGGCTTCCTCGGTGGTGACACCGACCAGTACACGCCCACACTCGTGCACGACAACCATCAAACCGAGCCACCGGCGACCCCCGAAGAAGGGTACCACTTCACAGAAGACCTGGCCACTCGTACCATCGAATTCATCGGCGACGCAAAACAGGTCGACCCCGACAAACCGTTCTTCACGTACTTCGCACCGGGGGCGTGCCACGCGCCCCACCAGGTTCCACAAGAGTGGGCGGACAAGTACGAAGGCAAGTTCGATATGGGATGGGACGAAGCCCGAGAGAAGATTCTCGAACGACAGAAGAAGATGGGAATCGTCCCGGAGAATACCGCCCTCTCGCCACAGAACCCTGACGTGAACCGATGGGATTCGCTCTCGGAGGACGAACAACGACTTTACGCGCGGATGATGGAAGTGTTCGCGGGCTTCCTCGAACACACCGACGCCCAGATTGGAAAAGTTCTGGACTACCTCGACGAACTCGGTGAACTCGACAACACGCTCGTGATGCTCGTCTCGGATAACGGCGCGAGCGCCGAGGGAGGACACTCCGGGTCAGTCAACGAGAACCGTTTCTTCAACAACGTCCCTGAATCCCTCGAAGAGAACCTCGAGGCGATGGACGAACTCGGCGGCCCGAAGTACTTCAATCACTACCCGTGGGGCTGGACGTGGGCCGGCGACACGCCGTTCCAGCGCTGGAAGCGCGAGACCCACCGCGGCGGCACGTCGGACCCACTCGTGGTCTCGTGGCCCGATGGTATCGACACTCGTGGCGAGATTCGCGACCAGTTCGTCCACGCTATCGACCTCGTACCGACCATCCTCGAGACGGTCGGTATCGACGCCCCAGACGAAGTGAAAGGCTACTCACAATCACCTATCGAAGGCACGAGCTTCGTCTACTCGTTCGACGAACCCGACGCACCAGAGCAACACACGACGCAGTACTTCGAGATGCTCGGCACTCGTGCCATCTACCACGATGGCTGGCGTGCCGTCCGCCCGTGGCCGTTCGGCAAACCCATGACTGCCGAAGACCTCTCGGCGACCACGCTCGAAGAGTCCGGATGGGAACTCTACCACCTCGAAGAGGACTTCTCGGAAGCGCACGACGTCGCATCCGAGCACCCCGAGAAGGTACTCGAACTCGCACAGTTGTGGTGGACCGAAGCAGGCAAGTACGACGTGTTACCGCTCGATGGCCGTGGCATCCAGCGGTTCGCCGAAACGCGACCACAACCCGGGAAGGCCCGTGAGAAGTACGTCTACTATCCAGGCACCCAGCACGTCCCAGAGAACGCGGCGGTGAAAGTATTCAACCGGGACCACAGTATCACAGCTGACATCACCGTCCCAGAAGGAGGTGCCGAAGGTGTCCTGCTCGCTCACGGTGCCCGTTCTGGTGGCTACTCGCTGTACGTCGAAGACAATCACCTTCGCTACGTCCACAACTACGTCGGTATCGAAGAGTTCGAAATCGCCGCCGACGACCCGATACCGGAAGGTGAGGTTTCGGTTCGGATGGAGTTCGAGGTGACCGGAGAACCCGACATGAGTGAGGGGAAGGGAGCCCCGGGTACCGTCCGGCTCTACTACGGCGACGAGCAGGTCGGTGAGGGGGAAGTACCGATGACCATCCCGATTACGATGGGACTCACCGCTGGACTGAGTTGTGGCCGAGACGCCGTCAACGCCGTCAGCGACACCTACCGCGACCGGACTCCCTTCGCGTTCACCGGTGACATCACTCGCGTGACTGTCGACGTCAGCGGCGAACCCTTCGTCCACGAAGAAGCCGAGATGGACCAGATTATGGCGAGAGAATAG
- a CDS encoding PGF-pre-PGF domain-containing protein, which produces MTPTKRFLVVSMVLMLVLPTGMTGALAQHGEESVYSIEQGGMCYTAEALGDGNTSVESFYEYRNNETSPSGIYSSYGTGYLQENQVSSIFFYHGSQGVSLVFLHDELGEAPYGGTATFTIQGLPAGGDWAVQDDYYDDGNQDDDWELSGSSAKIDWKWAPNRTDGGAYRGFENLQSGDTVSITPAFNEDADHWGDWLWSEGNNRISEFQLIYADGTTETLDMSEQVTISAGPCEEPTPTPTPTPTPTPTPTPTPTTTSTPTPTPTPTPTPTPTTTPTPTPTPTTTPTPTPTTTPTPTPTPTTTPTPTPTPTPTPTTTPTPTPTTTPTPTPTPTTTPEPTPTSTPTPTPEPTPTSTPTPTPTPTPEPTPTSTPTPKPSRNSGGSGGGGGGGGGSGSSSGSSGSYEPSAKTRATEVTETQVQFDVFGAKEGVPVKFRPPASIAGESGTEVREISVTLNKSASTFRMEMRKFTEKPRDIDDVADADDTMLYLEIEGDETMKQSLEEARIRFTVSKDDLESRGTTPGNVALYRFHNGTWEKLDTRVVQERDGQYLMEATTPGTSYFAVGVRQPVATISNITPSTTAVVDEPTNLTAEVTNTGRVDGNITVDLTVDGTVVSNQTVAIPSGETETVAFDYQFNRTGTYLVTIGGESRELLVEEPRTALGLADVKADATTIAPGESVTLIATVTNTGNQDGTVTLTYEAFGTVIEQRNVSVSGGQTEVVTFEQTIESPGEYTLKVNDQVITVTVEEGQSKFGTSVTEQPNQSESGQTGGLNYGLMAIVWIAVIAVIAAIGIRARTR; this is translated from the coding sequence GTGACCCCCACGAAGCGGTTCCTCGTGGTCAGCATGGTCCTGATGCTCGTCCTCCCGACAGGGATGACTGGCGCCCTCGCACAACACGGCGAGGAGTCAGTCTACTCCATCGAGCAAGGCGGCATGTGTTACACCGCCGAAGCTCTCGGAGACGGAAACACATCTGTCGAATCGTTCTACGAATACCGAAACAACGAGACATCTCCATCCGGGATTTACTCGTCGTACGGCACGGGCTACCTCCAAGAGAACCAAGTGAGTAGTATCTTCTTCTACCATGGTTCGCAGGGAGTCAGCCTCGTCTTCCTCCACGACGAACTCGGTGAAGCGCCGTACGGTGGGACAGCGACGTTCACTATCCAGGGACTGCCTGCAGGTGGCGACTGGGCCGTCCAAGACGACTACTACGACGATGGAAACCAGGACGACGACTGGGAGCTCTCAGGGTCGTCTGCAAAAATCGACTGGAAGTGGGCACCAAATCGAACCGATGGTGGGGCGTACCGCGGATTCGAAAACCTCCAGTCAGGCGATACCGTCTCGATCACGCCAGCATTCAACGAAGACGCAGACCACTGGGGCGACTGGCTATGGTCCGAAGGGAACAACCGAATCAGCGAGTTCCAACTCATCTACGCGGATGGCACTACTGAGACACTCGACATGAGCGAACAGGTCACGATATCCGCAGGTCCATGTGAGGAACCAACGCCAACGCCAACTCCGACTCCAACGCCAACGCCGACGCCAACTCCAACCCCGACGACCACGTCTACCCCAACTCCGACTCCAACGCCAACGCCGACGCCAACTCCAACCACAACGCCAACGCCAACTCCAACGCCAACCACAACGCCAACTCCAACGCCAACCACAACGCCAACGCCAACTCCAACGCCAACCACAACGCCAACGCCAACTCCAACGCCGACGCCAACTCCAACCACAACGCCGACGCCAACTCCAACCACAACGCCAACGCCAACTCCAACGCCAACCACAACGCCAGAACCAACGCCCACGTCTACCCCGACACCAACGCCAGAACCAACGCCCACGTCTACCCCGACGCCAACGCCAACACCAACACCAGAACCAACACCCACGTCTACCCCGACGCCCAAACCGAGCCGTAACAGCGGCGGCAGTGGTGGAGGCGGTGGCGGCGGTGGTGGAAGCGGAAGTAGCAGCGGAAGCTCCGGCTCGTACGAACCGTCAGCGAAGACCAGAGCGACGGAAGTGACAGAGACGCAGGTGCAGTTCGACGTGTTCGGTGCCAAAGAGGGAGTGCCTGTCAAATTCCGCCCGCCGGCATCGATAGCCGGAGAATCCGGCACAGAAGTCCGTGAAATCTCAGTCACGTTGAACAAGTCTGCGAGCACGTTCCGCATGGAGATGCGGAAGTTCACGGAGAAACCCAGAGACATCGACGACGTTGCCGACGCCGACGACACCATGCTCTATCTCGAGATAGAGGGTGACGAGACGATGAAACAGTCTCTCGAGGAAGCCAGAATCAGGTTTACCGTCTCGAAAGACGACCTCGAGTCGAGGGGAACGACTCCCGGGAACGTCGCACTCTATCGGTTCCACAACGGTACGTGGGAGAAACTCGATACCAGGGTGGTTCAAGAGCGGGACGGCCAGTACCTGATGGAGGCGACGACACCGGGAACGTCGTACTTCGCAGTCGGCGTCCGACAACCAGTTGCGACTATCTCGAACATCACACCATCGACGACCGCAGTGGTCGACGAGCCGACGAACCTCACTGCCGAAGTTACCAACACGGGACGCGTCGACGGGAATATCACAGTCGACCTGACCGTCGATGGGACGGTCGTATCCAACCAGACGGTGGCGATACCGTCCGGTGAGACGGAAACCGTCGCGTTCGACTACCAGTTCAACAGGACCGGAACGTACCTCGTCACCATCGGCGGCGAGAGTCGAGAACTCCTCGTCGAAGAGCCAAGAACGGCACTCGGCCTCGCAGATGTCAAAGCAGATGCGACCACCATTGCACCGGGTGAAAGCGTCACACTCATCGCGACTGTCACCAACACCGGGAACCAAGATGGAACGGTCACCCTCACCTACGAGGCGTTCGGAACCGTTATCGAACAGCGAAATGTCTCTGTCTCCGGTGGCCAGACAGAAGTCGTCACGTTCGAACAGACCATCGAGTCACCCGGTGAGTACACCCTCAAAGTGAACGACCAGGTCATTACCGTGACCGTCGAAGAAGGACAATCGAAGTTCGGTACCTCAGTGACCGAACAGCCTAACCAATCTGAGTCAGGTCAGACTGGCGGGCTAAACTACGGTCTCATGGCTATCGTGTGGATTGCAGTGATTGCCGTCATCGCGGCCATCGGTATCCGCGCACGCACGCGGTAG
- a CDS encoding DUF7344 domain-containing protein: MAREMGGQETDAGGVFEALANPAQRELLFALADANPVDDETLDPAELLTSDGEVDIPERTQIGLYHVHLPKLDEFGFIRWDRENGQICTGDGWNDVAPVLDVIRENEERFPEGVL, encoded by the coding sequence ATGGCACGTGAAATGGGAGGCCAAGAGACGGACGCTGGTGGCGTCTTCGAAGCACTCGCGAACCCTGCCCAGCGCGAGTTACTCTTTGCGCTCGCCGATGCGAATCCAGTGGATGACGAGACTCTCGACCCGGCGGAACTCCTCACCTCGGACGGCGAGGTGGACATACCTGAACGAACCCAGATCGGATTGTACCACGTCCACCTCCCAAAACTCGACGAGTTTGGGTTCATACGTTGGGACCGCGAAAACGGACAGATTTGCACCGGTGACGGGTGGAACGACGTCGCTCCGGTTCTCGACGTGATTCGGGAGAACGAGGAGCGATTCCCCGAAGGGGTGTTGTGA
- a CDS encoding cation:proton antiporter: protein MSGVEEQLLVLLYLFTIAAVVGILTTRYSRVQYTTGLLVAGLLISLIGSPVDVPLTSDLILLALLPALVFDDALNIDVRSFRENIVPILTLSVVGLLVSIGLIALVGGTVFGFSLAIAVLFGAIIMPTDPVSVLSVFEELGVPKRLNTLVEGESLLNDGVSIVVYSSALAVIVEAETQGVDPSDFVTPSVFLADVGIGIFEALVGGAVVGGAVGYAAYEVISRVDDELTAVVISFIAAYGVYLFLDLLGSSGVIGTLVAGIFLAARPSRTEISPATSFTVEAIWGYAAFIANTLVFVTLGVVTPFDLLLEYAPQIVAAIVVVFVARAIVIYPLVSLLNRWLDRPISRAYQHVLSWSGIHASVSIALVLGFAESFSGPLTEQLSALVFGVAAFTLLFNGTTMGRVVDRVGISKQRPPERLYEALLGRLNGVDAALETAERLLEDDEIPTSVFENITTVYRRERAELDTAIERLLDMHPDIREHEERLGQHRILIAEYEAISEAMQRGEISDDVGERLLDDVKVELDRVLSDEWTIEDPTPDGFTPYWRRELNRVGVEVRRDDHETTGDDDVAGGTDRSAK, encoded by the coding sequence ATGTCCGGCGTCGAAGAGCAACTGCTCGTTCTTCTGTATCTCTTCACGATAGCCGCAGTCGTCGGTATCCTCACCACGAGATACTCCCGGGTGCAGTACACGACCGGACTCCTCGTCGCTGGATTACTCATCTCTCTTATCGGGTCACCGGTCGACGTCCCACTCACGTCTGACCTCATTCTGCTGGCGTTGCTCCCGGCACTCGTGTTCGACGACGCCCTCAACATCGACGTCAGGTCGTTCCGCGAAAACATCGTCCCTATCCTCACACTCTCAGTCGTCGGGTTACTCGTCTCGATTGGCCTCATCGCCCTCGTTGGAGGGACCGTCTTCGGCTTTTCGCTCGCAATCGCGGTGCTCTTCGGGGCGATTATCATGCCGACCGACCCGGTATCGGTCCTCTCCGTGTTCGAGGAACTGGGTGTCCCGAAGCGACTCAACACACTCGTCGAAGGCGAGAGTCTCCTGAACGATGGCGTCTCTATCGTCGTCTACTCGTCAGCGCTCGCTGTCATCGTCGAGGCAGAGACACAGGGAGTCGACCCGAGTGACTTCGTTACCCCATCGGTGTTCCTCGCCGACGTCGGTATCGGCATCTTCGAGGCACTCGTCGGTGGTGCAGTGGTCGGTGGTGCAGTCGGATACGCCGCGTACGAGGTCATCTCGCGGGTCGACGACGAATTAACTGCCGTCGTCATCTCGTTCATCGCTGCGTACGGCGTCTACCTCTTCTTGGACCTGTTGGGAAGCAGCGGTGTCATCGGAACCCTCGTCGCCGGTATCTTCCTCGCGGCCCGTCCGAGTCGCACAGAAATATCCCCGGCGACGAGTTTTACTGTCGAAGCAATCTGGGGATACGCAGCTTTCATCGCAAATACGCTCGTCTTCGTCACACTCGGAGTCGTCACGCCTTTCGACCTTCTCCTCGAATACGCCCCCCAAATCGTCGCCGCCATCGTTGTCGTCTTCGTCGCTCGTGCCATCGTCATCTATCCACTGGTCAGCCTCCTCAATCGGTGGTTGGACAGACCAATCTCCCGAGCGTACCAACACGTACTCTCGTGGAGCGGCATCCACGCGTCTGTCTCCATCGCGCTCGTACTTGGGTTCGCAGAGTCGTTCTCTGGACCCCTCACAGAGCAACTGTCTGCCCTCGTCTTCGGCGTCGCGGCCTTCACGCTTCTCTTCAACGGCACCACGATGGGACGAGTCGTCGACAGGGTTGGAATCAGCAAGCAGCGACCACCGGAACGGCTCTACGAGGCACTACTCGGTAGACTCAACGGTGTGGACGCTGCACTCGAAACTGCGGAACGACTCCTCGAAGATGACGAAATCCCGACGAGTGTCTTCGAAAACATCACTACGGTCTACAGACGTGAGCGTGCCGAACTCGACACCGCAATCGAGCGCCTCCTCGATATGCACCCCGACATCCGCGAACACGAAGAACGACTCGGCCAACACCGAATTCTCATCGCAGAATACGAGGCCATCAGTGAAGCGATGCAACGTGGGGAAATCAGTGACGACGTGGGAGAACGCCTCCTCGACGACGTGAAAGTCGAACTCGACCGTGTCTTGTCCGACGAGTGGACGATAGAAGACCCAACACCAGACGGATTCACACCCTACTGGCGACGGGAGTTGAACCGAGTGGGCGTCGAAGTCAGACGCGACGACCACGAGACAACCGGGGACGACGACGTTGCTGGAGGTACCGACCGGTCAGCGAAGTGA
- a CDS encoding bile acid:sodium symporter family protein, with amino-acid sequence MAVVLESLATLSVLVFVVTSMLSMGLSLTVSQILDPLRDASLVAKALVANFVLIPTVAYALVLVFPLSEGQSIGIILLATAAGAPFLPKLVEVAKGSIAFGVGLMVLLMVATVVYVPLVLPLLLPGVQVNPLDIASSLVVLMLIPLAIGLVVKARYDGIATSVEPVMSQTSTTALVFLTVLMLVLNFDNLVSVVGTGVILALFVFVAVSFAVGYVLGGPVADNKSVLGLGTGQRNISAALVVAAQNFQDPDVVTILLVGALVMLVVLMVAGGELGRRSEAPSKTGGLTGERGDQQVTPE; translated from the coding sequence GTGGCTGTCGTCCTCGAATCGCTGGCCACGCTGTCGGTCCTCGTGTTTGTCGTAACGAGTATGCTCTCGATGGGATTGAGCCTGACTGTCTCGCAGATTCTCGACCCCTTGAGAGACGCGAGTCTGGTCGCGAAAGCGCTGGTCGCTAACTTCGTATTGATTCCGACCGTCGCGTACGCTCTCGTCTTGGTCTTCCCGTTGTCTGAAGGCCAATCCATCGGGATTATCCTTCTCGCGACGGCCGCTGGCGCACCGTTCCTGCCGAAACTCGTCGAAGTTGCGAAGGGGAGCATCGCGTTCGGTGTCGGGTTGATGGTGCTCTTGATGGTGGCGACTGTCGTCTACGTACCACTCGTCCTTCCACTGTTACTGCCGGGTGTTCAGGTGAACCCACTCGACATCGCCAGTTCACTCGTCGTCTTGATGTTGATTCCACTGGCAATTGGCCTCGTCGTGAAGGCTCGGTACGACGGCATCGCTACTTCGGTAGAACCCGTGATGTCCCAGACGTCCACGACGGCGTTAGTCTTCCTGACTGTGCTGATGTTGGTGCTGAACTTCGATAACCTCGTCAGTGTCGTTGGGACGGGTGTGATACTCGCCTTGTTTGTGTTCGTCGCCGTCTCGTTCGCGGTTGGATACGTACTCGGTGGACCCGTCGCGGACAACAAGTCAGTACTTGGGCTCGGGACTGGGCAACGCAACATCTCTGCTGCACTCGTCGTCGCCGCACAGAACTTTCAGGACCCGGACGTAGTAACCATCTTACTCGTCGGTGCCTTGGTGATGCTCGTCGTCCTCATGGTCGCAGGGGGCGAACTCGGAAGACGCAGTGAGGCCCCCAGCAAAACCGGTGGGCTCACGGGAGAACGCGGAGACCAGCAGGTGACCCCAGAATAA